One window from the genome of Daphnia pulex isolate KAP4 chromosome 9, ASM2113471v1 encodes:
- the LOC124203031 gene encoding condensin-2 complex subunit D3-like, producing the protein MEDNVEIYQQTVASELDCLQLDKLETEWIKEVIDNDFLQFQDIPLLYDEILEECHITSRLIHLQKAFLLWLESNKGSSEDSDEVSTATRQSLGGSLMPENTSAAVNINLTNNGSRFWSFLFQEKKVNIQSLLALIGFFIDRGSTLSSTHEERQRCFEAAQMYFTMICIPASMAFRVFHQMLYMKALQLVQLYVQTRKYAQKSALQSQQAKKGHKQTQPEAEFEDEEEGEAPIGPEEIAAVEKAMSRFLDALFLVAQHLSFKRYPNILKETVECILPAIINLDRGAVSLKALEIIHNFCNPLHGDAVQTVHHVFVHILPYLVLDPSEKDLNNKNLVALKDISFNLVNSFISKFGEIIYPLLHGLIKHVCVEVVDRAEYRHKTAQTALDLLQLIPEEHRQGTIRWFLLLAHTEQAFLRLFSLEILSILLQNGQIDMLTFAVIFGQCSDQSATVRAKALSILGECIESSDRSVVEIFDIIFSEEVDRQTTGAEELEEETDIVELLQGEEPINITAALLPKASVIMNLLKERAVDEKVHVRKNALQLLLSVTRRHRRYLTQDFVKLLGNACRDVAMLIRRNSAQMMTDLLCEHSENEAVQKLWARSVLPLVIDGETRVQEKALECISRSLVGNDSQKGWILLEVIIELGLDIYLSKAVEMWSRQQQIPAQLLRTLLSNSEQRPRAALTLVAIFARHAIIDNNVKKFALDYLQENIGSTNSVNIYCIQQVYKVIGATLPSMSKENVQTIREISSRFVANSQLSTNVITTACDMVVFCIQQQVADEDKARKEAAEWAGEIISSSGEFLSIHLRKQENVSPEEEEQLARRILTLGCVGLHCPQQVNKRHFLLLQHAAFQPDESGVDAPIPLSQPQSQPKRKLPPRLQAAAVISLGKLSVQHEEMAKRLIPGLGRLLETTPHEAVRNNIVCCLCDWVIRYATAIDPVMPQVTACLRDPTPAVRKQTLVLLIHLLQEDYLKIRGTFFFRILQLACDDDESLRDLALFYVTQRLLHRRPTIIQQHFIECVFHFNDYKGHPTYNRHALTDRENKLFSIAGQQHSRRRFQIYQFMLQNLDDEARFQLTFRLTRDVLHGVVEEVMSLKNASTEAVLKDALAVLSCDDIKLASLSASTDDDPVENEDIAQAIVQSTKKAIIAQVVKRNVIENIVPIVVALKRKLAANKSSLMGNLMLFLRELMKDYKDEIQEILAGDRQLMVEIDLDMKRFEQQERMEAESPTPRVDRTIPPPELVNPREDEQVRVQSKDRQCQG; encoded by the exons atggaagataACGTTGAAATTTACCAACAAACTGTAGCTTCAGAATTGGATTGTTTACAATTGGATAAACTTGAAACAGAATGGATAAAGGAAGTGATCGACAACGACTTTTTGCAGTTTCAAGACATTCCACTGCTTTATGATGAAATTCTGGAAGAATGCCATATCACTTCACGATTAATTCATTTACAGAAAGCTTTTTTGCTGTGGTTAGAATCAAATAAGGGATCATCTGAGGATAGTGATGAGGTTTCTACAGCTACAAGACAGTCACTAGGTGGTTCACTGATGCCAGAAAATACCTCCGCTGCTGTCAACATCAACCTTACAAACAATGGGTCCCGCTTCTGGAGTTTTCTGTTTCAAGAGAAGAAAGTGAATATCCAAAGTCTTTTAGCTCTCATTGGTTTCTTTATTGACAGAGGTTCAACACTTTCCAGCACCCATGAAGAACGCCAAAGATGTTTTGAAGCTGCCCAAATGTATTTCACAATGATATGCATACCCGCGAGCATGGCTTTCAGAGTCTTTCATCAAATGCTCTATATGAAGGCATTGCAACTTGTCCAACTATATGTGCAGACTAGAAAATATGCACAGAAAAGTGCACTTCAATCTCAACAAGCTAAGAAAGGTCACAAGCAAACACAGCCTGAAGCAGAatttgaagatgaagaagaaggagaagctCCGATTGGACCAGAGGAAATAGCTGCTGTTGAAAAAGCCATGTCAAGGTTTTTGGATGCTTTATTTTTGGTTGCTCAGCATCTCTCCTTCAAACGATATcctaacattttaaaagaaactgtTGAATGCATACTACCAGCAATTATCAACCTAGATAGGGGAGCAGTGAGTTTGAAGGCTCTTGAAATCATACACAACTTCTGCAATCCACTTCATGGTGATGCTGTCCAAACTGTCCATCACGTCTTTGTACATATTTTACCGTACCTGGTGCTTGATCCAAGTGAAAAAGACTTAAATAACAAGAATTTGGTGGCCTTAAAAGATATCAGCTTCAATTTAGTCAACAGCTTCATCTCCAAGTTCGGAGAGATCATTTACCCTCTCTTGCATGGACTTATTAAACACGTTTGTGTCGAAGTCGTCGATAGAGCAGAGTATCGTCATAAAACAGCCCAAACAGCTCTAGATTTGCTCCAACTTATTCCAGAAGAGCACCGACAAG ggACTATCCGTTGGTTCCTATTACTTGCTCACACGGAGCAAGCCTTCCTTCGTCTGTTTTCTTTGGAAATACTGTCAATTCTATTGCAAAACGGCCAAATTGACATGCTCACTTTTGCTGTTATCTTTGGCCAATGCTCCGATCAGTCAGCAACTGTTAGAGCCAAAGCACTTTCCATACTGGGTGAATGTATCGAGTCGAGCGATCGCTCTGTTGTTGAAATATTCGACATAATTTTTAGTGAAGAAGTAGATAGACAAACAACTGGCGCCGAAGAATTAGAGGAAGAAACTGACATTGTGGAACTTTTGCAAGGAGAGGAGCCCATCAACATTACTGCTGCGCTTTTGCCTAAAGCATCTGTTATTATGAATCTTCTCAAGGAGCGTGCCGTCGACGAAAAAGTCCATGTGCGTAAGAATGCCCTGCAATTGCTGCTCTCGGTCACTCGACGACATAGACGCTATCTTACTCAAGATTTTGTTAAACTCCTTGGAAATGCGTGCCGTGACGTCGCTATGCTCATTCGTCGCAATTCAGCTCAAATGATGACAGATCTTTTGTGCGAACACTCAGAAAATGAAGCCGTTCAAAAATTATGGGCTCGATCGGTACTACCCTTGGTAATCGATGGTGAGACGCGTGTGCAAGAGAAAGCACTTGAATGTATATCGCGATCATTGGTCGGGAATGACAGCCAGAAAGGTTGGATTCTTTTAGAAGTCATCATCGAACTAGGTTTGGACATCTATTTGAGCAAAGCCGTCGAAATGTGGTCTCGTCAACAACAAATTCCAGCTCAGCTTTTACGAACTCTACTTTCAAACTCCGAGCAGCGTCCCCGAGCTGCACTAACTCTCGTCGCAATTTTCGCTCGCCATGCGATCATTGACAACAACGTCAAG AAATTTGCCCTTGATTATTTGCAAGAAAACATTGGATCAACAAATTCGGTGAATATTTATTGTATACAGCAAGTATACAAAGTGATTGGAGCAACTCTACCTAGCATGAGCAAGGAAAATGTACAAACAATACG TGAAATTTCAAGCCGCTTCGTTGCCAATTCGCAATTATCTACAAACGTGATTACCACTGCTTGCGACATGGTCGTGTTTTGTATTCAGCAGCAAGTAGCCGATGAAGACAAAGCACGCAAAGAAGCTGCTGAATGGGCAGGTGAAATTATATCCAGTTCCGGTGAATTTCTTAGCATCCATCTCAGAAAACAA GAAAATGTTTCGCCAGAAGAGGAAGAACAATTGGCACGACGGATTCTCACTCTAGGCTGTGTTGGCCTGCACTGTCCGCAACAAGTAAACAAACGACACTTCTTGCTGTTGCAACACGCTGCTTTTCAACCAGACGAGAGTGGAGTCGATGCTCCGATTCCTTTATCACAGCCGCAGTCACAACCCAAACGAAAACTTCCTCCACGTTTACAAGCAGCCGCTGTCATTTCGCTGGGTAAACTCAGCGTTCAACATGAAGAGATGGCTAAGCGG CTCATTCCTGGTTTGGGTCGTTTACTCGAGACGACGCCACATGAGGCTGTCCGCAACAATATCGTATGCTGTTTGTGCGATTGGGTTATCCGTTACGCGACAGCCATCGATCCTGTTATGCCTCAAGTAACGGCCTGTTTACGTGACCCAACTCCCGCTGTGAGGAAACAAACTCTTGTCTTACTGATTCACCTCCTCCAAGAAGACTATCTGAAGATCCGGGGCACATTCTTTTTCCGCATCCTGCAGCTGGCATGCGATGACGATGAAAGTTTACGGGACCTGGCTCTTTTTTATGTTACCCAGCGTTTACTCCATAGACGACCTACCATTATCCAGCAACACTTCATTGAATGTGTATTCCATTTTAATGACTACAAGGGTCACCCAACGTACAACCGACATGCTTTAACGGATCGAGAGAACAAACTATTTTCCATTGCTG GACAACAGCATAGCCGTCGTCGATTTCAGATCTATCAGTTTATGCTTCAGAATTTAGACGACGAGGCGAGATTTCAGCTTACATTCCGACTTACACGCGATGTGCTCCATGGTGTTGTTGAAGAAGTTATGTCTCTCAAAAACGCTTCCACTGAGGCTGTGTTGAAAGATGCCCTGGCTGTACTATCCTGCGACGACATCAAACTAGCCTCTCTGTCAGCTTCAACGGATGACGATCCCGTAGAGAATGAAGATATAGCTCAAGCTATCGTTCAGTCCACAAAAAAGGCTATTATCGCGCAG GTCGTAAAACGGAATGTTATCGAAAACATTGTACCGATTGTTGTAGCTTTGAAGCGCAAGCTAGCTGCTAATAAATCCTCACTGATGGGCAACTTAATGCTTTTTCTACGAGAGTTAATGAAGGACTATAAAGATGAGATCCAAGAAATCTTAGCAGGAGATCGACAGCTAATGGTTGAAATTGATTTGGACATGAAACGATTTGAACAACAAGAGAGGATGGAAGCCGAATCGCCAACACCCCGAGTAGATCGAACCATACCACCCCCAGAATTAGTTAATCCACGTGAGGATGAGCAAGTAAGAGTTCAATCGAAAGACAGGCAATGCCAAGGGTGA
- the LOC124203032 gene encoding uncharacterized protein LOC124203032 has protein sequence MSKMNREPPKNVYSNNRLRKIAPAADHGTTSRSSHHQHTSAPDNSVVRISNKPRETKVDRSLHFNKSQSKYQKHFEPNSPTKTLSEVKAPKRLNEGPVMRQSLLNLKHPSRPGDLGIPLAHSYVQRKVSNNTQSLHQPIDKKPRKNFDYLEQQSSSFGVKRGRLHSDNLPVWSPFQDSPKQLPDEVSRSELLSVNEHVQGFKTALADTFEEVVKDNPEFVTATLRAKEELLKKLRSYAQRQHEPEVDEDHIDDMDEVIGESAISVPEQLKDSYRVPFDSMSNRSQDTSVFSGESSQLKTPLPLTSNFVATAHSSAAPAAHRFKSNFTPRQFLPRFQRGLGMSSNGSVPLASDTVSSKGSLEGNLSLSQHHYKDYPEDKSESFDSRLPTSNRDKQPYYPQYYSLSHFQDHSNNRPY, from the exons ATGTCAAAAATGAATAGAGAGCCCCCTAAAAATGTGTACAGCAACAACAGACTTAGGAAAATTGCACCTGCTGCAGATCATGGCACTACAAGTCGATCGTCTCATCATCAGCATACTTCTGCTCCCGACAACAGCGTTGTGAGG ATCAGCAACAAACCTCGGGAAACAAAAGTGGACAGATCTCTACATTTCAACAAAAGCCAATCGAAatatcaaaaacattttgagcCCAATTCACCAACTAAAACTTTG AGTGAGGTAAAGGCGCCCAAAAGGTTAAATGAAGGTCCTGTTATGAGACAGTCTCTACTCAACTTGAAACATCCATCTCGTCCA GGAGATTTGGGTATTCCACTTGCACACAGTTATGTCCAAAGAAAGGTTTCCAATAATACACAATCCCTTCATCAACCAATTGACAAAAAGCCAAGGAAAAATTTTGACTATTTAGAACAACAAAGTTCCTCCTTTGGCGTGAAACGTGGTCGACTGCATTCAGATAATCTCCCCGTTTGGAGTCCGTTtcaag ATTCTCCTAAGCAATTGCCTGACGAGGTTTCCCGCAGTGAACTGTTGAGTGTGAATGAACATGTCCAAGGTTTTAAGACAGCTCTTGCAGATACCTTTGAGGAAGTTGTCAAGGACAATCCTGAATTTGTGACGGCTACTTTGA GAGCCAAAGAAGAATTGCTTAAGAAACTACGATCGTACGCACAAAGACAGCACGAGCCAGAGGTTGACGAGGATCATATCGACGACATGGACGAGGTTATCGGCGAATCGGCAATCTCAGTCCCTGAGCAGCTGAAGGATTCTTACCGTGTACCGTTTGATTCCATGTCCAATCGGTCACAGGATACTAGTGTATTCTCTGGAGAGTCGAGCCAACTGAAAACACCGCTACCTTTGACCTCGAACTTTGTGGCGACAGCACACTCATCAGCGGCACCTGCTGCTCATCGTTTCAAATCTAATTTTACACCTCGCCAATTCCTGCCCCGTTTTCAACGAGGATTAGGAATGAGCAGTAACGGCAGTGTCCCATTGGCATCCGATACAGTTTCGTCTAAAG GGTCATTGGAGGGAAATCTTTCTTTGAGCCAACATCACTATAAGGACTACCCAGAAGATAAATCCGAGTCATTTGATTCCCGTCTACCTACATCCAATCGAGATAAGCAGCCTTATTACCCTCAGTACTATTCTTTGTCGCATTTTCAAGATCATTCAAACAATAGGCCTTACTAA
- the LOC124203034 gene encoding protein tramtrack, beta isoform-like isoform X4 encodes MDAEEFCLRWNNHHHVLVSVLDKLLEKESMCDVTLAADHQFVRVHRLVLCACSNYFEEMLSKQVDKQAFIFLKDVSFPELRALVDYMYKGEVNVSQEQLASFLQTAEALDIKGLAYKEGDQSKFKSGQNARTNAAKRTLSESTSTPSVVSTPSNSQRPENDNISHTPSQNQSSSRPKPPPPKKAHVVPSESPTHPANTDSDDLFVVDTKMESELDSDHMEDQLDNNGPEWASRDCDDDCSTSDNGMISIVPNSTRDITFGPSTSDTRMGDNVAGPSGTQPQANNSSSVAASRVGDQDQSRVSCPACRRTYKDRRNLLKHIRYSGTCDRPKILQLLGLWPRNNLV; translated from the exons ATGGATGCAGAAGAATTCTGTTTGCGGTGGAATAACCATCACCATGTTTTAGTTAGTGTTCTTGACAAATTGTTGGAGAAGGAATCTATGTGTGATGTGACTCTTGCCGCTGACCATCAATTTGTTAGAGTTCACCGATTAGTATTGTGTGCTTGTAGCAACTACTTTGAG gAAATGCTGAGCAAGCAAGTCGACAAACAGGCATTCATATTCTTAAAAGACGTCAGTTTTCCAGAACTCAGAGCACTTGTAGATTACATGTATAAAGGAGAAGTAAATGTTTCTCAGGAACaacttgctagttttttgcAAACAGCTGAAGCCCTTGATATCAAAG GATTGGCATATAAAGAAGGTGACCAGTCTAAATTCAAATCTGGTCAAAATGCAAGGACTAATGCTGCCAAAAGAACACTAAGTGAATCAACATCAACTCCGTCAGTTGTATCGACTCCCAGCAATTCTCAACGACCCGAAAATGACAACATTTCACACACTCCTTCTCAGAACCAATCATCCTCTAGACCAAAACCGCCTCCTCCCAAGAAAGCTCATGTTGTACCATCAGAATCTCCTACACATCCAGCGAACACAGACTCAGATGACCTCTTTGTTGTCGATACGAAAATGGAATCGGAATTAGACTCTGACCACATGGAAGACCAACTAGATAATAACGGACCAGAATGGGCATCACGG GACTGTGACGACGACTGTAGCACATCTGACAACGGCATGATATCCATTGTACCCAACTCGACCCGCGATATTACCTTTG GCCCCTCTACATCAGACACGCGAATGGGAGATAATGTTGCCGGTCCCTCAGGAACACAACCCCAGGCTAACAATTCATCTAGCGTCGCTGCATCTCGAG TAGGTGATCAAGATCAATCGAGGGTGTCTTGCCCGGCTTGCCGTCGGACTTACAAGGATAGGCGAAATTTGTTAAAGCATATACGTTACAGCGGAACGTGTGATCGACCGAAAATCTTGCAACTCCTCGGACTTTGGCCGAGAAACAACCTCGTCTGA
- the LOC124203034 gene encoding protein tramtrack, beta isoform-like isoform X2, translated as MDAEEFCLRWNNHHHVLVSVLDKLLEKESMCDVTLAADHQFVRVHRLVLCACSNYFEEMLSKQVDKQAFIFLKDVSFPELRALVDYMYKGEVNVSQEQLASFLQTAEALDIKGLAYKEGDQSKFKSGQNARTNAAKRTLSESTSTPSVVSTPSNSQRPENDNISHTPSQNQSSSRPKPPPPKKAHVVPSESPTHPANTDSDDLFVVDTKMESELDSDHMEDQLDNNGPEWASRDCDDDCSTSDNGMISIVPNSTRDITFGPSTSDTRMGDNVAGPSGTQPQANNSSSVAASRGAQVDEQTRVVYPNCHRTYKYRKLLYHHLRQGCGEIASGYSQDQPFPLPVHRCPLCPYITFIRGFLNRHAVTAHGQTSVHIRNPSAEFFSVVPNEIVVHQSTTDATASSQSAGPYSGLKNSFQIF; from the exons ATGGATGCAGAAGAATTCTGTTTGCGGTGGAATAACCATCACCATGTTTTAGTTAGTGTTCTTGACAAATTGTTGGAGAAGGAATCTATGTGTGATGTGACTCTTGCCGCTGACCATCAATTTGTTAGAGTTCACCGATTAGTATTGTGTGCTTGTAGCAACTACTTTGAG gAAATGCTGAGCAAGCAAGTCGACAAACAGGCATTCATATTCTTAAAAGACGTCAGTTTTCCAGAACTCAGAGCACTTGTAGATTACATGTATAAAGGAGAAGTAAATGTTTCTCAGGAACaacttgctagttttttgcAAACAGCTGAAGCCCTTGATATCAAAG GATTGGCATATAAAGAAGGTGACCAGTCTAAATTCAAATCTGGTCAAAATGCAAGGACTAATGCTGCCAAAAGAACACTAAGTGAATCAACATCAACTCCGTCAGTTGTATCGACTCCCAGCAATTCTCAACGACCCGAAAATGACAACATTTCACACACTCCTTCTCAGAACCAATCATCCTCTAGACCAAAACCGCCTCCTCCCAAGAAAGCTCATGTTGTACCATCAGAATCTCCTACACATCCAGCGAACACAGACTCAGATGACCTCTTTGTTGTCGATACGAAAATGGAATCGGAATTAGACTCTGACCACATGGAAGACCAACTAGATAATAACGGACCAGAATGGGCATCACGG GACTGTGACGACGACTGTAGCACATCTGACAACGGCATGATATCCATTGTACCCAACTCGACCCGCGATATTACCTTTG GCCCCTCTACATCAGACACGCGAATGGGAGATAATGTTGCCGGTCCCTCAGGAACACAACCCCAGGCTAACAATTCATCTAGCGTCGCTGCATCTCGAG GTGCCCAAGTGGACGAGCAAACTCGAGTTGTTTACCCCAATTGCCACCGGACTTATAAGTACCGAAAACTATTGTATCACCACCTGCGACAAGGATGCGGAGAAATAGCTTCCGGTTACAGCCAAGACCAGCCATTCCCTCTGCCCGTCCACCGTTGTCCCTTGTGCCCTTACATCACATTCATAAGGGGATTCCTAAACCGACACGCCGTCACCGCTCACGGCCAAACCTCCGTGCATATTCGTAACCCCTCAGCTGAATTTTTCAGTGTCGTACCAAATGAGATCGTTGTCCACCAATCAACAACGGATGCCACTGCTTCCAGTCAATCTGCTGGACCGTATTCCggcttaaaaaattcatttcagattttttga
- the LOC124203034 gene encoding protein tramtrack, beta isoform-like isoform X1 — protein sequence MDAEEFCLRWNNHHHVLVSVLDKLLEKESMCDVTLAADHQFVRVHRLVLCACSNYFEEMLSKQVDKQAFIFLKDVSFPELRALVDYMYKGEVNVSQEQLASFLQTAEALDIKGLAYKEGDQSKFKSGQNARTNAAKRTLSESTSTPSVVSTPSNSQRPENDNISHTPSQNQSSSRPKPPPPKKAHVVPSESPTHPANTDSDDLFVVDTKMESELDSDHMEDQLDNNGPEWASRDCDDDCSTSDNGMISIVPNSTRDITFGPSTSDTRMGDNVAGPSGTQPQANNSSSVAASRGDDGKDNRVICRVCHRTYKSWKNLLQHLRRDNTGCAQPNLISLIQENRRVSYRNYARTLAIEADPEAHQPLIKCPNCHFSYKFKKDLYRHLRMGCDEMTTATTVGSRDGQLCDLPVFRCNFCPYVTFVKSSVLRHVQSVHSN from the exons ATGGATGCAGAAGAATTCTGTTTGCGGTGGAATAACCATCACCATGTTTTAGTTAGTGTTCTTGACAAATTGTTGGAGAAGGAATCTATGTGTGATGTGACTCTTGCCGCTGACCATCAATTTGTTAGAGTTCACCGATTAGTATTGTGTGCTTGTAGCAACTACTTTGAG gAAATGCTGAGCAAGCAAGTCGACAAACAGGCATTCATATTCTTAAAAGACGTCAGTTTTCCAGAACTCAGAGCACTTGTAGATTACATGTATAAAGGAGAAGTAAATGTTTCTCAGGAACaacttgctagttttttgcAAACAGCTGAAGCCCTTGATATCAAAG GATTGGCATATAAAGAAGGTGACCAGTCTAAATTCAAATCTGGTCAAAATGCAAGGACTAATGCTGCCAAAAGAACACTAAGTGAATCAACATCAACTCCGTCAGTTGTATCGACTCCCAGCAATTCTCAACGACCCGAAAATGACAACATTTCACACACTCCTTCTCAGAACCAATCATCCTCTAGACCAAAACCGCCTCCTCCCAAGAAAGCTCATGTTGTACCATCAGAATCTCCTACACATCCAGCGAACACAGACTCAGATGACCTCTTTGTTGTCGATACGAAAATGGAATCGGAATTAGACTCTGACCACATGGAAGACCAACTAGATAATAACGGACCAGAATGGGCATCACGG GACTGTGACGACGACTGTAGCACATCTGACAACGGCATGATATCCATTGTACCCAACTCGACCCGCGATATTACCTTTG GCCCCTCTACATCAGACACGCGAATGGGAGATAATGTTGCCGGTCCCTCAGGAACACAACCCCAGGCTAACAATTCATCTAGCGTCGCTGCATCTCGAG GTGATGACGGGAAGGACAATCGAGTCATTTGCCGGGTCTGCCATCGGACTTATAAGTCGTGGAAAAATTTGTTGCAACATTTGCGCCGGGACAACACGGGCTGCGCACAACCCAACCTCATCTCGCTCATCCAAGAAAATCGCAGAGTCTCGTATAGGAACTATGCGCGAACCCTGGCCATCGAGGCCGACCCTGAAGCTCACCAACCCCTGATCAAATGTCCCAATTGCCATTTCAGTTACAAGTTTAAGAAGGATCTGTACCGCCACTTGCGCATGGGCTGCGACGAGatgacgacggcgacgaccgTCGGCTCCCGCGACGGCCAGTTGTGCGACTTGCCCGTCTTCCGTTGCAATTTTTGCCCTTACGTCACTTTCGTCAAGTCGTCCGTGCTCAGACACGTTCAAAGCGTCCACAGCAATTGA
- the LOC124203034 gene encoding protein tramtrack, beta isoform-like isoform X5, with protein MDAEEFCLRWNNHHHVLVSVLDKLLEKESMCDVTLAADHQFVRVHRLVLCACSNYFEEMLSKQVDKQAFIFLKDVSFPELRALVDYMYKGEVNVSQEQLASFLQTAEALDIKGLAYKEGDQSKFKSGQNARTNAAKRTLSESTSTPSVVSTPSNSQRPENDNISHTPSQNQSSSRPKPPPPKKAHVVPSESPTHPANTDSDDLFVVDTKMESELDSDHMEDQLDNNGPEWASRDCDDDCSTSDNGMISIVPNSTRDITFGPSTSDTRMGDNVAGPSGTQPQANNSSSVAASRGPL; from the exons ATGGATGCAGAAGAATTCTGTTTGCGGTGGAATAACCATCACCATGTTTTAGTTAGTGTTCTTGACAAATTGTTGGAGAAGGAATCTATGTGTGATGTGACTCTTGCCGCTGACCATCAATTTGTTAGAGTTCACCGATTAGTATTGTGTGCTTGTAGCAACTACTTTGAG gAAATGCTGAGCAAGCAAGTCGACAAACAGGCATTCATATTCTTAAAAGACGTCAGTTTTCCAGAACTCAGAGCACTTGTAGATTACATGTATAAAGGAGAAGTAAATGTTTCTCAGGAACaacttgctagttttttgcAAACAGCTGAAGCCCTTGATATCAAAG GATTGGCATATAAAGAAGGTGACCAGTCTAAATTCAAATCTGGTCAAAATGCAAGGACTAATGCTGCCAAAAGAACACTAAGTGAATCAACATCAACTCCGTCAGTTGTATCGACTCCCAGCAATTCTCAACGACCCGAAAATGACAACATTTCACACACTCCTTCTCAGAACCAATCATCCTCTAGACCAAAACCGCCTCCTCCCAAGAAAGCTCATGTTGTACCATCAGAATCTCCTACACATCCAGCGAACACAGACTCAGATGACCTCTTTGTTGTCGATACGAAAATGGAATCGGAATTAGACTCTGACCACATGGAAGACCAACTAGATAATAACGGACCAGAATGGGCATCACGG GACTGTGACGACGACTGTAGCACATCTGACAACGGCATGATATCCATTGTACCCAACTCGACCCGCGATATTACCTTTG GCCCCTCTACATCAGACACGCGAATGGGAGATAATGTTGCCGGTCCCTCAGGAACACAACCCCAGGCTAACAATTCATCTAGCGTCGCTGCATCTCGAG GTCCCTTATAG
- the LOC124203034 gene encoding protein tramtrack, beta isoform-like isoform X3 yields the protein MDAEEFCLRWNNHHHVLVSVLDKLLEKESMCDVTLAADHQFVRVHRLVLCACSNYFEEMLSKQVDKQAFIFLKDVSFPELRALVDYMYKGEVNVSQEQLASFLQTAEALDIKGLAYKEGDQSKFKSGQNARTNAAKRTLSESTSTPSVVSTPSNSQRPENDNISHTPSQNQSSSRPKPPPPKKAHVVPSESPTHPANTDSDDLFVVDTKMESELDSDHMEDQLDNNGPEWASRDCDDDCSTSDNGMISIVPNSTRDITFGPSTSDTRMGDNVAGPSGTQPQANNSSSVAASRGDSLDVPVDDSHESNRMIAPAVWARGPATVCPRCSVRFFRVSALVAHLHSNKCDLVIGDYVGDYV from the exons ATGGATGCAGAAGAATTCTGTTTGCGGTGGAATAACCATCACCATGTTTTAGTTAGTGTTCTTGACAAATTGTTGGAGAAGGAATCTATGTGTGATGTGACTCTTGCCGCTGACCATCAATTTGTTAGAGTTCACCGATTAGTATTGTGTGCTTGTAGCAACTACTTTGAG gAAATGCTGAGCAAGCAAGTCGACAAACAGGCATTCATATTCTTAAAAGACGTCAGTTTTCCAGAACTCAGAGCACTTGTAGATTACATGTATAAAGGAGAAGTAAATGTTTCTCAGGAACaacttgctagttttttgcAAACAGCTGAAGCCCTTGATATCAAAG GATTGGCATATAAAGAAGGTGACCAGTCTAAATTCAAATCTGGTCAAAATGCAAGGACTAATGCTGCCAAAAGAACACTAAGTGAATCAACATCAACTCCGTCAGTTGTATCGACTCCCAGCAATTCTCAACGACCCGAAAATGACAACATTTCACACACTCCTTCTCAGAACCAATCATCCTCTAGACCAAAACCGCCTCCTCCCAAGAAAGCTCATGTTGTACCATCAGAATCTCCTACACATCCAGCGAACACAGACTCAGATGACCTCTTTGTTGTCGATACGAAAATGGAATCGGAATTAGACTCTGACCACATGGAAGACCAACTAGATAATAACGGACCAGAATGGGCATCACGG GACTGTGACGACGACTGTAGCACATCTGACAACGGCATGATATCCATTGTACCCAACTCGACCCGCGATATTACCTTTG GCCCCTCTACATCAGACACGCGAATGGGAGATAATGTTGCCGGTCCCTCAGGAACACAACCCCAGGCTAACAATTCATCTAGCGTCGCTGCATCTCGAG GTGACTCTTTGGACGTACCCGTGGACGACAGTCACGAATCGAATCGAATGATTGCCCCGGCAGTCTGGGCAAGGGGTCCTGCAACCGTTTGTCCGCGATGTTCGGTCAGGTTCTTTCGGGTTAGTGCCCTGGTCGCCCACTTGCATTCGAACAAATGCGACTTGGTGATCGGTGACTATGTCGGTGACTATGTTTAA